The genomic DNA CGCCATGGGCATGCACGGCTATAGCGTCGGCACCGCGGGCGACTACTCGACCGGGGCCGGCCAGACCATCCTGCCCTACGTGCTGGGTTCGACCGAGGTGTATTCGCAGGGCACGTCCTGGGACATCATCCTCAAGGAAACGCGGGTGCTGGTGTTCTGGGCCAGCGATCCGATCAAGAACCTGCAGGTCGGCTGGAACACCGAAACGCACGAGGCCTATGCCTATTTCGAGCAGCTCAGGCAGAAGGTCGCGAAGCGTGAAATCACGGTGATCTGCGTCGATCCGGTGAAAAGCAAGACGCGCAACTACCTGGACTGCGAGCACCAGTACGTCAATCCGCTGACCGACGTGGCCTTCATGCTGGGCATTGCCCACACCTTGTGGAAAGAGAACCTGTACGACGCTAAGTTCCTCGAGACCTATGCGGTCGGCTTCGACGAGTTCATCGCCTACGTCGAGGGCAAGACCGAGGACAAGATCGAACGTACCCCGGAATGGGCCGCGTCGATCTGCGGCGTGCCGGCGCAGCGCATCCGCGAGCTGGCGCGCCTGATGGCGGCCAATCGCACGCAGCTGATGTTCGGTTGGGCGATCCAGCGCCAACAGCATGGCGAGCAGCCTTACTGGATGGGCGCGATCCTGGCCGCAATGCTGGGCCAGATCGGCCTGCCCGGCGGCGGCATCAGTTATTCGCACCACTACAGTTCGGTGGGCGTGTCGGCCTCGGGCGCGTCGATGCCGGGCGCGTTTCCGCTGAACCTGGATACCGGCCGCAAACCCCGGCACGAGAACGACGACTACCAGGGGTACAGCGCCGTCGTGCCGGTGTCGCGGGTGATCGACGCCTTGCTGGAACCGGGCAAGGAAATCAACTTCAATGGCCACAAGGTCAAGCTGCCGCCGTACAAGGTGGCGATCTTCTCGGGCTGCAACCAGTGGCACCGGCAACAGGACCGCAATCGCATGAAGCGCGCGTACCAGAAGCTGGAAACGGTGGTGGCCATCGACTACAACTGGACCGCCACCTGCCGCTTCGCCGATATCGTGCTGCCGGCCTGCACCCCCTACGAGCGCAATGATATCGACGCTTACGGTTCCTATTCGAACCGCGGCGTGATCGCCATGCACAAACTGGTCGATCCGCTGTACCACTCGCGCTCGGACTTCGATATCTGGACGGACTTCTGCAAGCGCATGGGACGCGACGTGGAATACACGCGCAACATGAACGAGATGCAGTGGGTCGAGTCGCTGTACGAGGATTGCCGCAAGGAAAATGCCGGCAAGGGCTTCGACATGCTGCCGTTCGCGCAATTCTGGGAGCAGGGCTACGTGCTGTTCCCGGAGGGCAAACCGTGGGTGCGCCACGCCGATTTCCGCGAAGACCCCGAGGTCAACGCGCTGGGCACGCCGTCCGGGTTCATCGAGATCTACAGCCGCAAGATTGCCGGCTTTGGCTACCGCGATTGCAAAGGGCATCCGGTCTGGATGGAAAAGGCCGAACGCTCCCACAACGGTCCGCGATCGGACAAATTCCCGCTCTGGCTGCAGTCGGCGCATCCGGATACCCGCCTGCATTCACAAACCTGCGAATCGCCCTCGCGGCGCGCCACCTACACCATCCAGGGGCGCGAACCGGTCTACCTCAATCCCGACGATGCCCGTCAGCGCGGCATCAAGCATGGCGACCTGGTGCGGGTGTTCAACGACCGTGGGCAATTGCTGGCCGGCGCGTCGCTTTCGGCCAACTTCCCCCCGGGGTGGTGCGCATCCAGGAGGGCGCCTGGTATGGGCCGACCGGGCCGGAGATCGGCGCGCTGGACACCTATGGCGATCCCAACACGCTGACGCTGGACGTCGGCACCTCCGAGCTGGCGCAGGGGCCAAGCCCCAACACCTGCCTGGTGGAAATCGAACCGTACAAGGGCGTGGCGCCACCGGTGACCGCGTTCGGCGGCCCGACCGAGGTGGATATCGATGGCAAGGCACTGGCCCGGCATTGAGGCCTCGGCCGGCGCGGAACGCCGACCGGTGTGGATCCTGTGATTTCATGGAGCATGCGTTGAACCTTGCATTATCCGACCCTGACTGGGGCGCGGCCTGCCAGCTGCGTTCGCAGCTGTATGGGTGGTTTTCCACCGTTTTTGCCAGGGAAATGGAACCCGGCGCCATGGCCTTGTGCCAGGGCGGCGGCGCCGATCATTTGCTGGCGGTGTTCAAGGCGCTTGGGCTTGGCCGGCAGGCCGATGCTGTGGCCGCCGTGTTCAAGGCATGGGCGGGGCACCCCGACGCGCCGTTGGAAAACGCGGCCGACTTCGCCGCGCTGTTCCTGCTGGAGGGGCGGGCGGCGCCCATTCCCTACGCCTCGCATTACCTGGAGGAAGGTGGGCAGCTGTACGGCGAGCCGGCGCGGCTGATGCGCGCGTTCCTGGAGTCCAGCCAGTTGCGGCTGGACGCGCAGTTCAAGGAGCCCGAAGACCACATTGCCGTCATCCTGGCGGCGCTGGCGCGCTGGAGCCGGGAGGGCGGGCGGGCGAATGACGTCGCCGCCTGCGCGGGGGAGCAGGCGGCCTATCTGGACGCCGCGCTGATGCCCTGGGTCGCGCACTGGCAGGCCCTGGTGGACGGCGTGGACACCCTGGCGTTCCGCTTCTATCCGGCGGTCGCGGGGCTGCTGGTCGCGTTTCTTCACCTGGATCGGGACTACCTGCGGTCTTTCGAGGCAGGGGGGTAAGAAAGGTCTTAAATAAACCCGTCCCCTATTGATCGGCATCAACTCTCTATATAACCAAAAGCGATAAGTTAATGGCACAACGACATAATTCGCGGAGAAGTCTGTGCCTCACCCCCCACCCGAAGTCCCCCTCCCGGGCAAACGCGGTTTCCTGAAGAACCTGCTCGGCCTGAGCGCCGCGGCCACCATCATCCCCATCCGTGCCGAAGCCGGCACCGGCATCAACCAGCAACCTCCCCGTCGTCCCGGCATTCCCGGCAAGCGCTACGGCATGTTGGTCGACCTGCGCAAATGCATCGGCTGCCAGTCCTGTACGGTCAGCTGTTCGCTGGAAAACCTGCCGCCCGTCGGCCAGTTCCGCACCACCGTCCTGCAATACGAAGTCCAGCCCGACAACGGCAGCCCCTGCGCCATGGTGATGCTGCCGCGCCTGTGCAACCACTGCGACAACCCGCCCTGCGTGCCCGTCTGCCCGGTGCAGGCCACCTTCCAGCGCGAGGACGGCATCGTGCTGGTCGACAACGAGCGCTGCGTCGGCTGCGGCTATTGCGTGCAGGCCTGTCCGTACGACGCCCGTTTCATCAATCACGACACCCAGACCGCCGACAAGTGCACCTTCTGCGAGCACCGGCTCGAAGCCGGCCTGCTGCCGGCCTGTGTCGAAAGCTGCGTGGGCGGCGCGCGCATCATCGGCGACCTGAACGACCCCGACAGCGCGATCTCGCGGCTGATGGCCGAGCATCGCGCCGACATCAAGGTGCTCAAGCCCGAGATGAAGACCGATCCCCACGTCTATTACATCGGCCTGCCCGATGCCTTCGTGCACCACATCGACGGCCAGGCCGGCGTGCGCCTGGCCGGCGGCCATTGAGAAGGGGAGCCTCATGCAGATCACCGAATTGTTGACCCCGGTCTACGACGCCGCCTGGCTGCCCTGGGCGGTGCAGTATTTCTTTCTTATCGGCATCGCCGCCACCGCCGCGCTGACGGCCGCCGGCGCCGCCTTTGGCGAGGCGGGATCGCCGGCCCGCCGGTTGCTGCCGGCCGCCGTGACCGTGCTGCTGGTGTGCGCCATTGCCGCGCCGGTCTCGCTGCTGGCCGACCTGCACCAGCCGGGCCGCTTCTGGCACTTCTATACCCGGCTCACGCCGTGGTCGTGGATGTGGCTGGGGGCGCTGCTGCTGCCGGTCTTCACCGGGCTGGCCGTGCTGTTCTGCGCCGCCTGGTGGTGGGGGCGCATGGTCTGGGTGCGCCTGCTGGCGCTGGCGTTGGCGCTGTCGGCCGTGTCGATCCTGGTCTACACCGGGGCCGAGGTCATGGTGCTGCGCGCCCGTCCGCTGTGGCACACGCCGTTCCTGCCGCTGAACTTCGCGCTGACCGCCTGGCTGGGCGCGCTGGGGGCGATGTTCCTGGTGGGGCGCTGGCTGCCCGGCGGCATGGCGGCCTTGCCCGTCGAGCTGCTGCGCCGCCTCGGCGTGACGTCGGTGGTGATGATGGCCATCGGCGCGGGCGCCTGGATCCTGCTGGGACTGCTGGGCGTGGATGCCTCGTTCGACGCGGCGTTGCGGCTGTTCGGCGAGTTCCCCGTGTGGCGCGCCAGCCTGGCCGGCGCCGTGGCCACCGCGTTCTGCATGATCGCGCTGCTGCAGCGCGCGCCGCGCACCCTGGCGGCGCCGTTGCCGTCGGCCGCGCTGGCGCTGACCATGCTGGCGGCTGCGTGGATCTTCCGCTGGGTCGTGTTCATGAGCGTGCAGGGCGTGCCCAAGTACGGCGCCGGCCTGTACCTGTACGACATGCCCTGGGGCAGCGACGGTCTGCTCGGCATGATCGGCGTGCTGGGCCTGTGCGTCGCGCTGGTGGCCGCCGTGACCTATGCGCTGGAACTGTTCCCGGCCCGCACCCGCGGCCTGGCGGCCTGATGCCGCCGGCCCGACAAGAATTCGCATCGAGATGACCATGGACAAGCCTCACCAAGACGATATCCCCGCCCATGCCGACGGGCCCGATCAACCCGACAACGCCGCGCGCCGCAAGCTGATCGCGCGCGGCGGCGTGGTCGCCGGCGGCATGGCCGCCTTCGCGGCCGGCTACGGCGAGACCGTCGCCAAGGCCGTCAAGGGCCTGGCGCAGGGCACCGCCGGCGTGCCCACCGCGCATGCGGTGCGCGGCAATTCGCTGACGCCCGAATTCCGCATCGACCCGGTCACGGGCCTGCTGTCGACCCAGCCGGGCCAGACCGTCAGCCCCTCCAGCTGCCTGGGCTGCTGGACGCAGTGCGGCG from Achromobacter xylosoxidans includes the following:
- the torA gene encoding trimethylamine-N-oxide reductase TorA; the protein is MKLSRRRFLGGVAASLGSMVVPPLLRNGRVLRAATLGDEDAGPGRWRFSGAHWGAFRARVVAGRVVEIKPFEFDKHPTPILDGTLDVLYSASRVRYPMVRLDWYRKRGAAGQALRGDNRFIRVGWDEALDLVYDELERVQRDHGPWALHVGNVGWRSVGLMHSCGNHMLRAMGMHGYSVGTAGDYSTGAGQTILPYVLGSTEVYSQGTSWDIILKETRVLVFWASDPIKNLQVGWNTETHEAYAYFEQLRQKVAKREITVICVDPVKSKTRNYLDCEHQYVNPLTDVAFMLGIAHTLWKENLYDAKFLETYAVGFDEFIAYVEGKTEDKIERTPEWAASICGVPAQRIRELARLMAANRTQLMFGWAIQRQQHGEQPYWMGAILAAMLGQIGLPGGGISYSHHYSSVGVSASGASMPGAFPLNLDTGRKPRHENDDYQGYSAVVPVSRVIDALLEPGKEINFNGHKVKLPPYKVAIFSGCNQWHRQQDRNRMKRAYQKLETVVAIDYNWTATCRFADIVLPACTPYERNDIDAYGSYSNRGVIAMHKLVDPLYHSRSDFDIWTDFCKRMGRDVEYTRNMNEMQWVESLYEDCRKENAGKGFDMLPFAQFWEQGYVLFPEGKPWVRHADFREDPEVNALGTPSGFIEIYSRKIAGFGYRDCKGHPVWMEKAERSHNGPRSDKFPLWLQSAHPDTRLHSQTCESPSRRATYTIQGREPVYLNPDDARQRGIKHGDLVRVFNDRGQLLAGASLSANFPPGWCASRRAPGMGRPGRRSARWTPMAIPTR
- the torD gene encoding molecular chaperone TorD; this translates as MNLALSDPDWGAACQLRSQLYGWFSTVFAREMEPGAMALCQGGGADHLLAVFKALGLGRQADAVAAVFKAWAGHPDAPLENAADFAALFLLEGRAAPIPYASHYLEEGGQLYGEPARLMRAFLESSQLRLDAQFKEPEDHIAVILAALARWSREGGRANDVAACAGEQAAYLDAALMPWVAHWQALVDGVDTLAFRFYPAVAGLLVAFLHLDRDYLRSFEAGG
- the dsrO gene encoding sulfate reduction electron transfer complex DsrMKJOP subunit DsrO, giving the protein MPHPPPEVPLPGKRGFLKNLLGLSAAATIIPIRAEAGTGINQQPPRRPGIPGKRYGMLVDLRKCIGCQSCTVSCSLENLPPVGQFRTTVLQYEVQPDNGSPCAMVMLPRLCNHCDNPPCVPVCPVQATFQREDGIVLVDNERCVGCGYCVQACPYDARFINHDTQTADKCTFCEHRLEAGLLPACVESCVGGARIIGDLNDPDSAISRLMAEHRADIKVLKPEMKTDPHVYYIGLPDAFVHHIDGQAGVRLAGGH
- the nrfD gene encoding NrfD/PsrC family molybdoenzyme membrane anchor subunit; amino-acid sequence: MQITELLTPVYDAAWLPWAVQYFFLIGIAATAALTAAGAAFGEAGSPARRLLPAAVTVLLVCAIAAPVSLLADLHQPGRFWHFYTRLTPWSWMWLGALLLPVFTGLAVLFCAAWWWGRMVWVRLLALALALSAVSILVYTGAEVMVLRARPLWHTPFLPLNFALTAWLGALGAMFLVGRWLPGGMAALPVELLRRLGVTSVVMMAIGAGAWILLGLLGVDASFDAALRLFGEFPVWRASLAGAVATAFCMIALLQRAPRTLAAPLPSAALALTMLAAAWIFRWVVFMSVQGVPKYGAGLYLYDMPWGSDGLLGMIGVLGLCVALVAAVTYALELFPARTRGLAA